The following proteins come from a genomic window of Pseudomonas sp. MAG733B:
- a CDS encoding GspE/PulE family protein has protein sequence MDRLSLVVDAVPLDCVPTRFTSEQLAQARSLAATSGERVLQALGELCELAPMPFIQCLGATLHYPVLDTDSLFQATPVFDRVTLAQCLKREFTLLRHDDAVIGVFADPFDTARLAWIDDCLHGAPLYLVHADDLKAYLARHEESFHAVESLNAQSDGSTEIDTLQSLSLTSISEDSSVVVKLVNSTLYDALKMHASDIHLGTTGSGLVIKYRIDGVLNNISKIQGNEFAEQVISRVKVMAELDIGEKRVPQDGRFKIGISGRQIDFRVSIMPSIFGEDAVLRVLDKQDLADKVCGVQLQALGFEEETLRQLRRLAAEPYGMVLVTGPTGSGKTTTLYAMITEINHGVDKIITIEDPVEYQLPGVLQIPVNEKKGLTFARGLRSILRHDPDKIMVGEIRDPDTAQIAVQSALTGHLVFTTIHANNVFDVIGRFTQMEIDPYSLVSALNAVLAQRLIRLVCVSCSAPYTPNEEELEASGLDPQNVAHYQFVHGKGCGHCRGTGYRGRSAIAELLHLDDELRQMIVERQPISKIKAHACKRGLRLLRESALELVQQGRTTLEEINRVTFIS, from the coding sequence ATGGACCGTCTATCACTTGTCGTCGATGCTGTGCCGCTGGACTGTGTACCGACCCGGTTTACCAGTGAGCAATTGGCTCAGGCGCGGTCGCTGGCCGCCACTTCCGGCGAGCGGGTTCTGCAAGCCCTCGGTGAGCTCTGCGAACTGGCCCCCATGCCCTTCATCCAGTGCCTGGGCGCTACCCTGCATTACCCGGTGCTCGACACCGACAGCCTGTTTCAAGCCACGCCGGTTTTCGATCGGGTCACCCTGGCCCAATGCCTCAAGCGCGAATTCACCCTGCTGCGTCACGACGACGCGGTCATCGGCGTGTTCGCCGACCCCTTCGACACGGCCCGTCTGGCCTGGATCGACGATTGCCTGCACGGCGCGCCGTTGTACCTGGTGCACGCCGACGACCTGAAAGCCTACCTGGCCCGCCACGAAGAAAGCTTCCACGCGGTGGAGTCGCTCAACGCCCAGTCTGACGGCAGCACCGAAATCGATACCCTGCAAAGCCTGTCCTTGACCAGCATCAGCGAAGACTCCAGCGTCGTTGTGAAGCTGGTCAACTCGACCCTGTACGACGCCTTGAAAATGCACGCCAGCGACATTCACCTGGGCACCACCGGCAGCGGTCTGGTGATCAAGTACCGCATCGATGGCGTGCTCAACAACATCAGCAAGATCCAGGGCAACGAGTTCGCCGAACAGGTGATTTCCCGGGTCAAGGTCATGGCCGAACTGGACATCGGCGAAAAACGCGTGCCCCAGGATGGTCGCTTCAAGATCGGCATCAGCGGCCGGCAGATCGACTTCCGGGTGTCGATCATGCCGAGCATTTTCGGTGAAGACGCCGTGCTGCGGGTGCTCGACAAACAGGACCTCGCCGACAAGGTCTGCGGTGTGCAATTGCAGGCCCTGGGCTTCGAAGAAGAAACCCTGCGCCAACTGCGCCGCCTGGCCGCCGAACCCTACGGCATGGTGCTGGTCACCGGCCCCACCGGTAGCGGCAAGACCACCACGCTGTACGCGATGATCACCGAAATCAATCACGGCGTGGACAAGATCATCACCATCGAAGACCCGGTCGAATACCAACTGCCGGGCGTGCTGCAAATCCCGGTCAACGAAAAGAAAGGCCTGACCTTCGCCCGTGGCCTGCGCTCGATCCTGCGTCACGACCCGGACAAAATCATGGTCGGTGAAATCCGTGATCCGGACACCGCACAGATCGCCGTGCAATCGGCACTCACCGGTCACCTGGTGTTCACCACCATTCACGCCAACAACGTGTTCGACGTGATCGGCCGTTTCACCCAGATGGAAATCGACCCTTACAGCCTGGTCTCCGCGCTCAACGCGGTACTCGCCCAGCGCTTGATTCGCCTGGTCTGCGTCAGCTGCAGCGCCCCTTACACGCCGAACGAAGAAGAGCTGGAAGCCTCCGGCCTCGATCCGCAAAACGTCGCGCACTACCAGTTCGTGCATGGCAAGGGCTGCGGCCATTGCCGTGGCACCGGTTACCGCGGGCGCAGTGCGATTGCCGAGCTGCTGCACCTGGATGATGAGCTGCGGCAAATGATCGTCGAGCGCCAACCCATTTCGAAAATCAAGGCCCACGCCTGCAAACGTGGCTTGCGCCTGTTGCGCGAATCCGCGCTGGAACTGGTGCAACAAGGCCGGACCACTCTCGAGGAGATCAATCGTGTCACTTTTATCTCGTGA
- a CDS encoding PilN domain-containing protein, translated as MRALMLDFQPRRRSTPLGWSLLAAGVMLALTCMVIQQHLSGEAEQQQGHLQTAQRVLTGDTGSKVSLTPAETREQAQNLAEMRKVSQQLRRPWERLFATLESMQRDNIALLTLTPDARKGQVRISAEARDLDAMLDFHRRLEASDELSDVSLLSHEIVANVPEHPVQFNLSATWEIGDANP; from the coding sequence ATGCGCGCCCTGATGCTCGACTTTCAGCCACGCCGCCGCTCGACGCCTCTGGGCTGGAGCCTGCTGGCCGCAGGCGTGATGCTGGCGCTGACCTGCATGGTGATTCAGCAACACCTCAGCGGGGAGGCCGAACAACAGCAAGGTCACCTGCAAACCGCGCAACGGGTGCTCACCGGCGACACCGGCAGCAAGGTCAGCCTGACCCCGGCGGAAACCCGCGAACAGGCACAGAACCTGGCCGAGATGCGCAAGGTCTCGCAGCAATTGCGCCGCCCTTGGGAACGCCTGTTCGCCACGCTCGAATCCATGCAACGCGACAACATTGCCTTGCTGACCCTGACCCCGGATGCCCGCAAAGGCCAGGTGCGGATCAGTGCCGAGGCGCGGGACCTGGACGCCATGCTCGACTTCCACCGCCGCCTCGAAGCCAGCGACGAGCTGTCCGATGTGTCGCTGCTCAGCCACGAAATCGTCGCCAACGTGCCGGAACACCCGGTGCAATTCAACTTGTCGGCTACCTGGGAGATTGGCGATGCAAATCCCTAG
- a CDS encoding GspMb/PilO family protein gives MQIPRLIVHEYLQSLGVPGLAGLAVLVVALTYGLAGLLPDWQSLQHLSQQTREASEYLAKVEDGTVAAPVVPQRQLDDFRSKLPSQPQATVAIDKIYALAAQERITLARGEYSLGIDPKTHLARYQILLPVRGSYPQLRRFLHALLGQLPAVVVEDVEFQRKKIADTDLTGRIRMTLYLSRS, from the coding sequence ATGCAAATCCCTAGATTGATCGTCCACGAATACCTGCAAAGCCTCGGCGTTCCGGGCCTGGCAGGGTTGGCGGTGCTGGTTGTGGCACTGACTTACGGCCTGGCCGGTTTGCTGCCGGACTGGCAATCGTTGCAGCACCTGAGCCAGCAGACCCGCGAAGCCAGCGAGTACCTGGCCAAGGTCGAAGACGGCACCGTGGCCGCGCCAGTGGTACCGCAGCGCCAGCTCGATGATTTCCGCAGCAAGTTGCCGTCCCAGCCGCAGGCCACCGTGGCCATCGACAAGATCTACGCGCTGGCCGCTCAGGAGCGCATCACCCTGGCGCGAGGCGAGTACTCGCTGGGCATCGATCCGAAAACGCACCTGGCCCGTTATCAGATTCTGCTGCCGGTGCGTGGCAGCTACCCGCAACTGCGGCGCTTCCTGCACGCCTTGCTCGGCCAGTTGCCGGCGGTGGTGGTGGAGGACGTGGAGTTCCAGCGCAAGAAGATCGCCGACACCGACCTCACCGGCCGGATCCGCATGACCCTTTACCTGTCGAGGTCATGA
- a CDS encoding secretin N-terminal domain-containing protein translates to MNKSRLLMSLCLCAGLAACSSAQVAKEEASDLIEQGQYEAGLARIEEGLRENPRDTELHIALNTARARAITALLTQAEMDRAQRDFASARMGYGRVLTIEPNNRRAQDAMRQLEHMRSLDEKLELARGDLRRGDIYGSERQVRQILELDPNNEGALELQGNIRLVQSRNVIPYPQLRTRLDKPVTLEFRDANLKTIFEVLSQVAGLNFIFDKDLRPDMKATIFVRDVRIEDAVELLLQQNQLHQKVVNENTLLIYPDSPQKLKDYQELVMRTFYLTSIDANTALNMIKTMLKTRDVFVDERLNTLTMRDTGDAVRMAEKLLQSQDQSNPEVVLEVEVMEVATQRILDLGLQWPNTFGVVNSDGSAVTILDQLKGINSSRITISPSPQAKINAQDKDINTLASPVIRVSNREQARIHIGQRVPIISATSVPSTQGPVITESVTYLDVGLKLEVQPTVHLNNEVAIKVALEVSNATPLEPTRQGTIPVQVDTRNAQTTLRLHDGETQILAGLMRNDHGSTGNKIPGLGDIPGLGRLFGSNKDDVSKSELVLSITPRIVRNLPYQSPSDMEFPTGTETSMHIQAPDRSKVEVEEVRANGMSAPIATTVTVGKP, encoded by the coding sequence ATGAACAAGTCCCGTTTGCTGATGAGCCTGTGCCTTTGTGCAGGGCTGGCCGCATGCAGCTCGGCGCAGGTCGCCAAGGAAGAAGCCTCTGACCTGATCGAACAGGGTCAGTATGAAGCCGGGCTGGCCCGGATCGAGGAAGGGTTGCGCGAAAACCCTCGCGACACCGAACTGCACATTGCCCTCAACACCGCCCGTGCCCGCGCGATCACCGCGCTGCTGACCCAGGCTGAGATGGACCGCGCCCAGCGCGATTTCGCTTCGGCGCGCATGGGTTACGGACGGGTGCTGACCATCGAGCCGAACAACCGCCGCGCCCAGGACGCCATGCGTCAACTGGAACATATGCGCAGCCTCGATGAAAAACTCGAACTGGCCCGTGGCGATCTGCGCCGGGGCGACATCTACGGGTCCGAGCGCCAAGTGCGGCAGATCCTCGAACTGGACCCGAACAACGAAGGCGCGCTGGAACTGCAAGGCAACATTCGCCTGGTGCAGAGTCGCAACGTGATTCCTTATCCACAACTGCGCACTCGCCTCGACAAACCGGTGACCCTGGAATTTCGCGACGCCAACCTGAAAACCATTTTCGAAGTGCTGTCCCAGGTTGCCGGTTTGAACTTCATCTTCGACAAGGACCTGCGCCCGGACATGAAAGCCACGATCTTCGTGCGTGACGTGCGCATCGAAGACGCCGTGGAACTGCTGCTGCAACAGAACCAGTTGCACCAGAAAGTGGTGAACGAAAACACCTTGCTGATCTACCCGGACTCGCCGCAGAAGCTCAAGGATTATCAAGAGCTGGTGATGCGCACCTTCTACCTGACCAGCATCGATGCCAACACCGCGCTGAACATGATCAAGACCATGCTCAAGACCCGCGACGTGTTCGTCGATGAACGCCTAAACACCCTGACCATGCGCGACACCGGCGACGCCGTGCGCATGGCCGAGAAACTCCTGCAATCGCAAGACCAGTCCAACCCTGAAGTGGTGCTGGAAGTGGAAGTGATGGAAGTCGCCACCCAGCGGATTCTCGACCTGGGCCTGCAATGGCCGAACACCTTCGGTGTGGTCAACAGCGATGGTTCGGCGGTGACCATTCTCGATCAGCTCAAAGGCATCAACTCCAGCCGGATCACCATTTCGCCGTCGCCACAGGCCAAGATCAACGCGCAGGACAAAGACATCAACACCCTGGCCAGCCCGGTGATCCGCGTCAGCAACCGCGAGCAGGCGCGCATCCACATCGGTCAGCGCGTGCCGATCATCAGCGCCACTTCGGTGCCGTCGACTCAGGGACCGGTGATCACCGAAAGCGTGACTTACCTCGATGTCGGTTTGAAACTGGAAGTGCAGCCAACCGTGCACCTGAACAACGAAGTGGCGATCAAAGTGGCGCTGGAAGTCAGCAACGCCACACCGCTGGAACCGACCCGCCAGGGCACGATTCCGGTCCAGGTCGATACCCGCAACGCGCAAACCACCTTGCGCCTGCACGACGGCGAAACCCAGATCCTTGCCGGCCTGATGCGCAACGACCATGGCAGCACCGGCAACAAGATTCCTGGCCTGGGTGACATTCCCGGCCTGGGACGGTTGTTCGGCAGCAACAAGGACGACGTCAGCAAATCCGAGCTGGTGTTGTCGATCACGCCACGGATCGTGCGCAACCTGCCGTACCAGAGCCCGTCGGACATGGAGTTCCCTACCGGCACCGAGACCAGCATGCACATCCAGGCGCCGGATCGCTCGAAGGTCGAAGTCGAAGAGGTTCGGGCCAATGGCATGAGCGCACCGATCGCTACCACCGTTACCGTCGGGAAGCCTTGA
- a CDS encoding type II secretion system protein — translation MNASQRGFTLIEVVVTLSLIGLLAGMAAPLTETVVRRGKEQELRTSLYQIRDAIDAYKRAFDAGYIEKSLNSSGYPPNLQVLVEGVRDVRSAKGAKFFFLRRVPHDPLAAVKRDDEGGWGLRSYDSTAENPRDGQDVFDVYSKARGKGLNGIAYREW, via the coding sequence ATGAACGCCTCGCAACGCGGTTTTACCTTGATCGAAGTCGTGGTGACGCTGTCTCTGATCGGCCTGCTGGCCGGCATGGCTGCGCCGCTGACCGAGACCGTGGTGCGCCGGGGCAAAGAGCAGGAACTGCGTACTTCGCTGTACCAGATCCGCGATGCCATCGACGCCTACAAACGGGCATTCGATGCGGGCTACATCGAGAAGTCGCTGAACAGCAGCGGCTACCCGCCGAACCTGCAAGTGCTGGTCGAAGGCGTTCGTGACGTACGCAGTGCCAAGGGTGCCAAGTTCTTTTTCCTGCGGCGCGTGCCTCACGACCCGCTGGCGGCGGTCAAGCGTGATGACGAAGGCGGCTGGGGCTTGCGCTCCTACGACAGCACCGCTGAAAACCCGCGGGATGGGCAGGACGTCTTTGACGTTTATTCCAAGGCCCGCGGCAAAGGCCTCAACGGCATCGCCTACCGGGAGTGGTGA
- a CDS encoding type II secretion system protein, whose amino-acid sequence MRREKGFTLLELMVVMAIIATLMTIALPRYFNSLEASKETTLRQSLSAMREALDHYYGDTGRYPDSIEQLVEQRYLRNPPMDPISERKDAWVMVAPPEGVAGGVADIKSGATGRARDGSLYSEW is encoded by the coding sequence ATGCGTCGGGAAAAGGGTTTTACCCTACTGGAACTGATGGTGGTCATGGCAATCATCGCGACGCTGATGACCATCGCCTTGCCGCGCTATTTCAACAGCCTGGAGGCCTCGAAAGAGACCACCTTGCGCCAGAGCCTGTCGGCGATGCGCGAAGCACTGGACCACTACTACGGCGACACCGGGCGTTATCCCGATTCCATCGAACAACTGGTCGAGCAGCGTTACCTGCGCAACCCACCGATGGACCCGATTTCCGAACGCAAGGACGCCTGGGTCATGGTTGCACCGCCTGAAGGCGTGGCCGGCGGCGTTGCCGATATCAAGAGCGGTGCCACAGGGAGGGCGCGTGATGGCAGCCTTTATTCCGAGTGGTAA
- a CDS encoding type II secretion system protein, translating into MAAFIPSGKPASEDGFTYLGVLFLIMVMGMGLASAGELWSTASRRDRERQLLWVGTQYAQALRSYYRSSPGLAQYPKELADLLQDERFPNAKHHLRQLYPDPIGGGEWFLMRGFDGRITGLSSPSTDKPLKQADFPTQWSDFNGMASYKDWQFVAEKAFLDGASGPVKGPSQSPQAVQP; encoded by the coding sequence ATGGCAGCCTTTATTCCGAGTGGTAAGCCTGCATCAGAGGACGGCTTCACCTACCTGGGTGTGCTGTTCCTGATCATGGTGATGGGCATGGGCCTGGCCAGTGCCGGCGAGTTGTGGTCCACCGCCTCGCGCCGTGACCGCGAACGCCAGTTGCTGTGGGTCGGCACTCAATACGCCCAGGCGCTGCGCAGCTACTACCGCAGTTCGCCCGGCTTGGCCCAGTACCCGAAAGAACTGGCCGACCTGCTGCAGGACGAGCGTTTTCCGAATGCCAAGCACCACCTCCGCCAGCTGTACCCGGACCCGATTGGCGGCGGCGAATGGTTCCTGATGCGCGGCTTCGACGGACGCATCACCGGCCTCAGCAGCCCGTCCACCGACAAGCCGCTGAAGCAGGCGGACTTTCCCACTCAATGGTCGGATTTCAACGGCATGGCCAGCTACAAGGACTGGCAGTTCGTAGCCGAGAAAGCCTTCCTCGATGGCGCATCAGGCCCGGTCAAAGGCCCGTCGCAATCGCCACAGGCGGTGCAGCCATGA
- the csgE gene encoding curli production assembly/transport protein CsgE, translating into MNRFCLALILVLSTSVAAEEDEMLGFIIDDTISHIGHDFYYSFSERLRATSPMDFNLVVRERPSARWGSLVTVEFQQRLVYRRFLPPNTVELKDEAYDAADWVRGQIVQRKLEALLQDTTDLERDEL; encoded by the coding sequence ATGAACCGCTTCTGCCTGGCGTTGATCCTGGTGTTGAGCACTTCGGTGGCCGCCGAAGAAGACGAAATGCTCGGGTTCATCATCGACGACACGATCTCGCACATCGGCCACGACTTTTACTACTCGTTCAGTGAACGCCTGCGGGCCACCAGCCCGATGGATTTCAACCTGGTGGTACGCGAACGACCTTCGGCTCGCTGGGGCAGCCTGGTGACCGTGGAATTTCAACAACGTTTGGTTTACCGGCGTTTCCTGCCGCCGAACACCGTGGAGCTCAAGGACGAGGCTTATGACGCCGCCGACTGGGTACGCGGGCAGATTGTCCAGCGCAAGCTGGAAGCCTTGTTGCAGGACACCACGGACCTTGAGAGGGACGAACTATGA
- a CDS encoding curli assembly protein CsgF: MKTKTFLQRTGLCLLGLGSFGLVQATELVYTPINPSFGGNPLNGTWLLNNAQAQNDYDDPDLKDRATLTGTSALERFSSQLQSRLLGQLLDNISTGNTGSLSTDAFIVNVLDDSGQLTIQVTDRATGEVSEIKVNGLAP; this comes from the coding sequence ATGAAAACGAAAACGTTCTTGCAGCGCACCGGTTTGTGCTTGCTCGGGCTGGGCAGCTTCGGCCTGGTCCAGGCCACGGAGCTGGTCTACACGCCCATCAACCCCTCGTTTGGCGGCAACCCGTTGAACGGCACCTGGCTGCTCAACAACGCCCAGGCGCAGAACGACTATGACGATCCGGACTTGAAGGACCGCGCCACGCTGACCGGGACCTCGGCCCTGGAGCGCTTCAGCAGCCAGTTGCAATCGCGATTGCTGGGGCAACTGCTGGACAACATCTCCACCGGCAATACCGGGAGCCTGTCTACAGACGCTTTCATCGTCAACGTCCTCGACGACTCAGGGCAACTGACGATTCAAGTGACCGACCGAGCGACCGGTGAAGTGTCGGAAATCAAGGTTAATGGCCTGGCCCCTTGA
- a CDS encoding CsgG/HfaB family protein, translating into MKKIILLGMLLAALQGCSLREPIGAEQDTETPTLTPRASTYYDLINMPRPKGRLMAVVYGFRDQTGQYKPTPASSFSTSVTQGAASMLMDAMQASGWFVVLEREGLQNLLTERKIIRASQKKPNTPMNIQGELPPLQAANMMLEGGIIAYDTNVKSGGEGARYLGIDISREYRVDQVTVNLRAVDVRSGQILANVMTSKTIYSVGRSAGVFKFIEFKKLLEAEVGYTTNEPAQLCVLSAIESAVGHLLAQGIERRLWQVAGDNSVSTQNETLDRYLTQAKVVPEGSESGSGSGSSSDE; encoded by the coding sequence ATGAAAAAGATAATTTTGCTAGGGATGCTGTTGGCAGCACTTCAAGGCTGCAGCCTGCGCGAGCCGATCGGGGCCGAGCAGGACACCGAAACCCCGACCCTGACACCACGGGCGTCGACCTATTACGACTTGATCAACATGCCGCGACCCAAGGGTCGGTTGATGGCGGTGGTGTATGGCTTCCGTGACCAGACCGGACAGTACAAACCGACGCCCGCCAGCTCGTTTTCCACCAGCGTCACCCAGGGCGCGGCGAGCATGCTGATGGACGCGATGCAGGCCAGCGGCTGGTTCGTGGTGCTGGAACGTGAAGGGCTGCAGAACCTGCTGACCGAGCGCAAGATCATCCGCGCCTCGCAGAAAAAGCCCAATACCCCGATGAATATCCAGGGTGAACTGCCACCGCTGCAAGCGGCGAACATGATGCTCGAAGGCGGGATCATCGCCTACGACACCAACGTGAAAAGCGGCGGGGAAGGGGCACGCTACCTGGGTATCGACATCTCTCGCGAGTATCGCGTGGACCAGGTCACCGTGAACCTGCGGGCAGTGGACGTGCGCAGCGGCCAGATACTCGCCAACGTGATGACCAGCAAGACCATCTACTCCGTGGGCCGCAGTGCCGGCGTGTTCAAGTTCATCGAGTTCAAGAAGTTGCTCGAAGCCGAAGTCGGCTACACCACTAACGAACCGGCGCAGTTGTGTGTGTTGTCGGCGATCGAATCGGCGGTGGGGCATTTGCTGGCGCAGGGGATCGAGCGGCGTTTGTGGCAGGTGGCGGGGGACAATTCGGTGTCTACGCAGAACGAGACGCTGGACCGGTATTTGACTCAGGCCAAAGTGGTGCCTGAGGGGTCGGAGTCGGGTTCAGGGTCGGGTTCTAGTTCGGATGAGTGA
- a CDS encoding DUF6124 family protein: protein MFKPTPNPPETDDVSPYDSPDSKKLHEAADRALDYHLNPPKDPESPRQPSTMFTIVPDITTESLLAHACESLASASVMASDLAGFVEGPQRNALLGIAQIIMLGELAVNRALDNLDPQG from the coding sequence ATGTTCAAACCAACACCCAACCCCCCCGAAACCGACGACGTTTCCCCGTACGATTCCCCCGATTCCAAAAAGCTCCACGAAGCCGCCGACCGCGCGTTGGATTACCATCTCAATCCTCCAAAAGACCCTGAATCACCGCGCCAACCCAGCACGATGTTCACCATCGTCCCCGACATCACCACCGAATCACTGTTGGCCCATGCCTGCGAATCCCTGGCCTCGGCCAGTGTCATGGCCAGTGACCTCGCCGGGTTCGTGGAAGGCCCTCAGCGCAACGCGTTGCTGGGCATTGCGCAGATCATCATGCTCGGCGAACTGGCAGTGAACCGGGCACTGGATAACCTGGATCCGCAGGGCTGA
- a CDS encoding RHS repeat-associated core domain-containing protein has translation MSTPHIHLLCRNLYDPLDRLIGQTHPDIAAHQRFYCNSRLTTEIQGALHYSFVQHEDHLLAQKHYLDNKHDTTLLATDLQRSVLQALEAGHQRRPIAYTTYGHRIAESGLSSLLGFNGERPDPVTGHYLLGNGYRAFNPVLLRFNSPDSLSPFGKGGLNSYAYCLGDPINLTDSDGHSVIPVAIAGTRWRRFVPAQVAARVERKLIDETRTIQLAYPADRRVSLKPGVTVEQAIEARRQTDRLNFLGKNDRLYNEKFLNDYSIIKRESALLERNVGIPASQNEQLKLMNYIKAGRMKKGEVYSSERLIEAAENGNFDPEVRLNDRPSQTEAIIYYRNLQGARNPSAFRYMQEARRIREQFFIL, from the coding sequence ATGTCTACCCCTCACATCCATCTGCTCTGCCGCAATCTATACGACCCACTGGATCGTCTGATCGGCCAAACTCACCCGGACATAGCCGCGCATCAGCGCTTCTACTGCAACAGCCGCCTAACCACCGAAATCCAAGGAGCGTTGCACTATTCCTTCGTTCAGCACGAAGACCATTTGCTGGCGCAAAAGCATTACCTGGATAACAAACACGACACCACGTTGTTGGCTACTGACCTGCAACGCTCGGTCCTGCAAGCATTGGAAGCCGGTCACCAACGGCGACCCATTGCCTACACCACATATGGGCATCGCATTGCCGAAAGCGGCTTATCCAGTTTGTTGGGGTTCAACGGCGAACGACCTGACCCCGTGACAGGGCATTATCTATTGGGGAATGGCTATCGTGCGTTCAACCCGGTGTTGTTGCGGTTTAACAGTCCGGACAGTCTGAGTCCATTTGGCAAGGGTGGGTTGAATTCGTATGCGTATTGTTTAGGCGATCCGATCAATTTGACTGACTCAGACGGACATTCTGTAATTCCGGTAGCGATTGCCGGAACGCGCTGGCGACGATTCGTACCAGCACAAGTGGCGGCAAGGGTAGAAAGGAAATTAATAGATGAGACGAGGACAATTCAACTGGCTTATCCTGCTGATAGGAGGGTTTCATTAAAGCCTGGGGTAACTGTAGAACAAGCCATCGAAGCACGTCGTCAAACTGACCGGCTCAATTTTTTAGGAAAAAATGACCGGTTGTATAACGAAAAATTTCTAAACGATTATTCTATAATAAAGCGGGAGAGTGCACTTCTGGAGAGAAATGTTGGCATACCTGCCAGCCAGAATGAACAACTTAAACTGATGAACTATATAAAAGCTGGTCGAATGAAAAAAGGCGAAGTGTATTCCTCTGAAAGATTAATTGAAGCGGCAGAAAATGGAAATTTTGATCCTGAAGTAAGGCTTAATGATCGTCCAAGTCAAACAGAGGCTATAATCTATTATCGTAATCTTCAGGGTGCACGTAACCCTAGTGCTTTCCGATATATGCAGGAGGCGAGGCGAATTAGAGAGCAGTTTTTTATTTTGTAG